The window CGAACATGCTGAGAGCTTTGACGCCCTTCGACACGTTGGCAACGTTGGGAGCCACGAAGGAGATAATACTCGCGAGACCATTCTCGACGCCTTCGAGGTGTACCAAGATGCAATCCGAAACCTTTTCGGCGGGCACCGACGCCACATCGACTTGTTGAGAAAGAGGATCATCGCCTCCAAAGGAAAGTAAGAACGTACGGTTTTCCTGGCGCCGCTCCGCCGCAGAAGTGTTTGCCGGTTGTCATCCGGCGGTTTTTTTTGGTTTGTTATCGACGCCTCGCCTTCGGCGCGCCCCCCAACCCCACCGCCCTGCATTAAAGGGTGCGGACAGACAGGGCCATTACGGAGAGAGGAGTCTGGGATGCGCGCCTGCATCATCCGAATGCGGTTGGAACGGCACGAGAACCGGTGACACGCAATTGACACGCAACACCCTGCCCCTCCCCCCACTTTCCTGCTATCTCCTACCCGCCGTCCGGCCCCAAACCAAAAACCCTCCGACCACCCAGGGAGCAACAACCATGCGATACCTCCACACCATGCTGCGCGTGCGCAATCTCGATGTTGCGCTGAAGTTTTATCAGGATGCGCTGGGACTGAAGGAGGTGCGGCGGATCGAGAACGACAAGGGGCGGTTCACGCTGGTGTTCCTGTGCTCGGATGACGACCTCCAGGCACTGAAGAAGCAGCCGCAAACGCGCGGCGCGCCGCTGGTCGAGCTCACCTGGAATTGGGACGAGGAGACCTATGGCGAGGACCGCTTCTTCGGCCATCTCGCCTATGAGGTCGACGACATCTACGCCACTTGCGAGAAGCTGATGAAGGCCGGCGTCACCATCAACCGTCCCCCGCGCGACGGCAACATGGCCTTCGTCCGCTCGCCAGATCTGCACTCGATCGAGCTGCTCCAGAAGGGCGAGCCGAAGGCGCCGGCCGAGCCGTGGTCGTCGATGCCCAACACCGGCCATTGGTAGGCCCGTCAGCAGGAACCACCACTGCTTCCCCGCGTTCACACTCCAGGACAATGCAATTGGAGGAGAACGCGATGGGACGCGGAATTTTGTTGTGGCTGTTGGGCGTGCCGATCCCGGTGATCATTCTGCTGTGGCTGTTCTTCGGCCATTGATCTCCGCGCAAACGCATTTTGCGTTTGTCGCGCAGCCGGTTACTCTGCAATGAAAGCTCCGCCCGTGGCGGAGCTTTTTGCATGAGAGGCGCGCAGCAATCGCCGTCGCTGTGCGCGCAGGATTCCGCTATCACCCGCGCGAGGTGGCCTTGTAGCCCGGACGGAGCGCAGCGTAATCCGGGACCCTGGCGGCCGAAGCCCCCCGGATTGCGCTTCGCTCCATCCGGGCTACGACAGCGATAACGCCGCGGGAGACGCTTGATGCCGGACACACAGCTGACGATCTGGGGCCGCGCCAATTCGGTCAACGTGCAGAAGGTGCTTTGGTGCCTCGCCGAGCTGGCCTTGCCCTACGAGCGCATCGACGCCGGCATGAGTTACGGCAAGACCCGCGAGGCCGATTATCTCGCGATCAACCCCAATGCGCGGATCCCGACGCTGGTCGAAGGCGACTTCAGCTTATGGGAATCCAATTCCATCATGCGCTATCTCTGCATGGCGCACGGGCGCGGCACGCCGATCTATCCGGAGGCGCCGAAGCTGCGCGCCGGCGTCGACCGCTGGCTCGACTGGACGCTGTCGATGGTGCAACCGGTCGATCGTCCGGTGTTTTGGGGCCTCGTGCGCACGCCGGCGGCCGAGCGCGACATGATCAGGATCCAAGGGGATGCCGATGCGGCCGCCG is drawn from Bradyrhizobium diazoefficiens and contains these coding sequences:
- a CDS encoding VOC family protein yields the protein MRYLHTMLRVRNLDVALKFYQDALGLKEVRRIENDKGRFTLVFLCSDDDLQALKKQPQTRGAPLVELTWNWDEETYGEDRFFGHLAYEVDDIYATCEKLMKAGVTINRPPRDGNMAFVRSPDLHSIELLQKGEPKAPAEPWSSMPNTGHW
- a CDS encoding glutathione S-transferase family protein translates to MPDTQLTIWGRANSVNVQKVLWCLAELALPYERIDAGMSYGKTREADYLAINPNARIPTLVEGDFSLWESNSIMRYLCMAHGRGTPIYPEAPKLRAGVDRWLDWTLSMVQPVDRPVFWGLVRTPAAERDMIRIQGDADAAAEVWAIADRLLATRPFMEGDAFTLADIAIGAYARRWLGVEGITRPAQPNLTRWLAELGKRPGFARHVAPPMS